A region of Fibrobacter succinogenes subsp. succinogenes S85 DNA encodes the following proteins:
- the guaB gene encoding IMP dehydrogenase codes for MKLLPEALTFDDVLLVPAESSVLPAQTDVSTQLAPNIKLNIPIISAAMDTVTTAPLAISLALQGGLGIIHKNMSIEDQAEEVRKVKRWQSGIVTNPVTLDADEPVSAAFEQRARNKVSGFPILSKGKLVGMLTSRDLRTVSDMNVKISTVMTKNPVTASPKVSLAKAKEILAEKRIEKLPLVDASGALKGLITMTDILKRENNPNASLDKNGQLLVGAAVSTSANTLERVAALVDAGVDLLIIDTAHGHHIGVRNMVKTVRKKYPKLTICAGNVCTPEAVEELAKCGANIVKVGIGPGSICTTRIIAGVGYPQFSAVVECGKMARKVGVKIIADGGLKFSGDIVKALAAGGHAVMVGSLFAGTEEAPGEVILADGRSYKSYRGMGSLGAMKAGSADRYFQGGVQEPRKFVPEGIEGRVPYKGPLRDTVYQLIGGIHSAMGYAGAANLEELYKKATFVRITGAGLRESHPHDVTITKEAPNYRTGD; via the coding sequence ATGAAACTTTTGCCAGAAGCTTTGACGTTTGATGACGTCTTACTCGTTCCCGCTGAATCTTCTGTTCTTCCGGCTCAGACGGATGTGAGCACCCAGCTCGCCCCGAATATCAAGCTGAACATTCCTATAATCAGTGCTGCAATGGATACCGTTACGACGGCTCCCTTGGCTATTTCCCTTGCTTTGCAGGGTGGCCTCGGCATTATCCACAAGAATATGTCCATTGAAGACCAGGCTGAAGAAGTCCGCAAGGTCAAGCGCTGGCAGTCCGGTATTGTGACCAATCCGGTGACGCTCGATGCCGATGAGCCGGTGTCTGCTGCTTTTGAACAGCGTGCTCGCAACAAGGTGAGCGGTTTCCCGATTCTCTCCAAGGGTAAGCTCGTCGGTATGCTCACGAGCCGCGACCTCCGCACCGTTAGCGACATGAACGTGAAAATCAGCACGGTCATGACCAAGAATCCGGTGACGGCAAGCCCGAAGGTGAGCCTTGCCAAGGCGAAGGAAATCCTCGCCGAAAAGCGCATTGAAAAGCTCCCGCTCGTGGACGCTTCTGGTGCTTTGAAGGGCCTCATCACGATGACGGACATCTTGAAGCGCGAAAACAACCCGAACGCAAGCCTCGACAAGAATGGTCAGTTGCTCGTTGGTGCTGCTGTTAGCACTTCTGCAAATACTCTCGAACGCGTTGCTGCCCTCGTGGACGCCGGCGTTGACCTGTTGATTATCGATACGGCTCATGGCCACCACATTGGTGTGCGTAACATGGTGAAGACCGTTCGCAAGAAATATCCGAAGCTCACGATTTGCGCCGGTAACGTTTGTACGCCGGAAGCTGTTGAAGAACTCGCCAAGTGTGGTGCCAACATCGTCAAGGTGGGTATCGGTCCGGGTTCCATCTGCACGACCCGTATCATTGCTGGTGTCGGTTACCCGCAGTTCTCCGCAGTCGTTGAATGCGGCAAGATGGCTCGCAAGGTCGGTGTGAAGATTATCGCTGACGGTGGCCTCAAGTTCTCTGGCGATATCGTCAAGGCTTTGGCTGCTGGCGGTCACGCTGTGATGGTGGGCTCTCTCTTTGCCGGTACCGAAGAAGCTCCGGGTGAAGTCATCCTCGCTGATGGCCGTAGCTACAAGAGCTACCGCGGCATGGGCTCTCTCGGCGCCATGAAGGCAGGCTCTGCTGACCGTTACTTCCAGGGTGGCGTTCAGGAACCGCGCAAGTTCGTTCCGGAAGGTATCGAAGGCCGTGTTCCGTACAAGGGACCGCTCCGCGACACCGTTTACCAGCTGATTGGCGGTATCCACTCTGCTATGGGTTATGCCGGTGCTGCAAACCTCGAAGAACTCTACAAGAAGGCAACGTTTGTCCGTATCACGGGCGCAGGCCTCCGTGAATCTCATCCGCATGATGTGACCATCACGAAGGAAGCTCCGAACTACAGGACCGGTGACTAA
- a CDS encoding Rpn family recombination-promoting nuclease/putative transposase has product MKERKSLKDCIVKPGEKSPFANLLIDLAFKKAFDPDKPTSRNNLINLLNDLLEPQLKRPIKNVWTRNVAKNLSGSKESRTAIFDLHCKDDMGNLIEIEVQIREMDNFMKRLAFYASELVANQAEPGEEWNYDVQPTYVIALTRIHVFDDENAVHRAAVTDLETGKQVMDTYNYAVIELSKVPFFIEKTSSDLSKWLFFFRYLNRLKELPEELNESKFQQLTESSKVSNFSKKEFEAYQRMHHEKWDHNVMVPGIFKEFATEINAKIEERISDRNHEIAKKMVAAGKLSDTEIADYSGLSVEDVVVLRSQMCESD; this is encoded by the coding sequence ATGAAAGAACGTAAGTCCCTCAAGGACTGTATCGTGAAACCGGGCGAGAAGAGTCCCTTCGCAAATCTTCTTATTGATTTGGCGTTCAAGAAAGCATTCGATCCGGACAAGCCCACTAGCCGCAACAATCTCATCAACCTGCTGAACGACCTGCTTGAACCGCAGCTTAAGCGGCCAATCAAAAACGTGTGGACTCGCAATGTCGCAAAGAATCTGAGTGGTAGCAAAGAATCTCGCACGGCAATTTTCGATTTGCACTGTAAAGACGATATGGGCAATTTGATTGAGATTGAGGTGCAAATTCGCGAGATGGATAATTTTATGAAGCGTCTGGCTTTCTATGCGAGTGAACTGGTGGCCAATCAGGCCGAACCTGGTGAAGAGTGGAATTACGATGTTCAGCCGACATACGTAATCGCGTTGACTCGTATTCATGTTTTTGATGACGAAAATGCTGTTCACCGTGCCGCCGTGACAGATTTGGAAACAGGCAAACAAGTTATGGATACATACAACTATGCTGTAATTGAGCTTTCTAAGGTTCCGTTTTTCATTGAGAAAACATCCAGTGATTTAAGCAAATGGCTGTTCTTCTTCCGTTACTTGAACCGCCTCAAGGAACTCCCCGAAGAGTTGAACGAGTCCAAGTTTCAACAGTTGACGGAAAGCTCGAAAGTGTCTAACTTTTCAAAAAAGGAATTTGAGGCTTATCAGCGTATGCATCACGAAAAATGGGATCACAATGTCATGGTGCCGGGCATTTTCAAGGAATTCGCGACGGAAATCAACGCAAAGATTGAAGAACGTATTTCCGATCGAAATCATGAAATAGCCAAGAAAATGGTTGCCGCAGGCAAGTTGTCTGATACAGAAATTGCAGACTATTCTGGTCTATCCGTAGAAGATGTTGTCGTTTTGCGGAGTCAAATGTGCGAGTCGGATTAA
- the gatA gene encoding Asp-tRNA(Asn)/Glu-tRNA(Gln) amidotransferase subunit GatA translates to MQTIQELQAQLANGSTTAEKLAQASLEKIESTKNLNAYISVLNDRALERAKESDKRRAEGKSLGALDGIPVAVKDNMCLTGTRTTAASKILDNFVAPYTATALEKLEAAGAIIVGKTNMDEFAMGSSNETSYYGPVKNPLDESRVPGGSSGGSAVAVASGTVPCALGSDTGGSIRQPAACTGVVGLKPTYGRVSRYGLLAYASSLDQIGPFGATVRDCATLLGAICGIDPHDNTTSTRPTEDFTAKLGTGVKGKVIGVPKEYFGEGLDAECKAAIENMLKKMEAEGATIKEVSLPHISYAVSSYYIIATAEASSNLSRYDGVRYGYRSAEARKLFDLYAKSRSEGFGKEVQRRILLGSYVLSAGFYDAYYVQAQKVRRLITDDFTEAFKTCDVIASPTMPGLPLKCGMNESDPMAVYLSDIYTVSLNLAGLPGVSVPCGMAGGLPVGLQWIGKPFQEADLLAVAEATERLNK, encoded by the coding sequence GCAAACGGCAGCACCACTGCCGAAAAGCTCGCACAGGCCTCCCTCGAAAAAATTGAATCTACAAAGAATTTGAACGCCTATATCTCGGTGCTGAACGACCGCGCTCTCGAACGCGCTAAGGAAAGCGACAAGCGCCGCGCCGAAGGCAAGTCTCTGGGCGCCCTCGATGGCATCCCGGTCGCCGTGAAGGACAACATGTGCTTGACCGGCACACGCACCACGGCAGCCTCCAAGATTCTCGACAACTTTGTTGCCCCGTACACAGCAACGGCTCTTGAAAAGCTCGAAGCCGCAGGCGCCATCATCGTCGGCAAGACGAACATGGACGAATTCGCCATGGGTTCCAGCAACGAAACCTCTTACTACGGCCCGGTCAAGAATCCGCTCGACGAATCCCGCGTTCCAGGTGGATCCTCGGGTGGTTCCGCAGTCGCCGTCGCCTCTGGCACGGTTCCTTGCGCTCTCGGTTCCGACACGGGTGGATCCATCCGCCAGCCGGCTGCCTGCACGGGTGTCGTCGGTTTAAAGCCGACTTACGGTCGCGTATCCCGTTACGGCCTTCTCGCCTACGCAAGCTCTCTTGACCAGATTGGTCCGTTCGGTGCAACCGTTCGTGACTGCGCAACGCTCCTCGGTGCAATTTGCGGCATTGACCCGCACGACAACACCACGAGCACTCGCCCGACCGAAGACTTTACCGCAAAGCTCGGCACAGGCGTTAAGGGCAAGGTCATCGGCGTTCCGAAGGAATACTTTGGCGAAGGCCTCGATGCAGAATGCAAGGCCGCTATCGAAAACATGCTCAAGAAGATGGAAGCCGAAGGCGCCACGATCAAGGAAGTGAGCCTCCCGCACATCAGCTACGCTGTGTCCAGCTACTACATCATTGCAACGGCAGAAGCAAGCTCCAACCTCAGCCGCTACGACGGTGTGCGTTACGGCTACCGCAGTGCCGAAGCTCGTAAGCTCTTCGACCTTTACGCCAAGTCCCGCAGTGAAGGTTTCGGCAAGGAAGTGCAGCGCCGCATCCTCCTCGGAAGCTACGTTCTCTCCGCCGGTTTCTATGACGCTTACTACGTGCAGGCCCAGAAGGTCCGCCGCCTCATCACGGACGACTTCACCGAAGCATTCAAGACTTGCGACGTGATTGCAAGCCCGACGATGCCGGGTCTCCCGCTCAAGTGCGGCATGAACGAATCCGATCCGATGGCCGTTTACCTCTCCGACATCTACACCGTTAGCTTGAACCTCGCCGGTCTCCCGGGCGTGAGCGTTCCGTGCGGTATGGCAGGCGGACTCCCGGTTGGCCTCCAGTGGATTGGCAAGCCGTTCCAGGAAGCGGACTTGCTTGCAGTCGCCGAAGCAACGGAACGCTTGAACAAGTAA
- a CDS encoding GIY-YIG nuclease family protein, whose translation MPKTLDDIFADDSYGLLNEKSKANPITDQDRMVQEFEELSRFVSENGREPSENSNDPSEYRLAKRLAKYRSDSKLIENQAIYNADVHGLLHSTGKSNQSKEMSFDEILDSFNLNEEEKSIFDLHPSVKKAIDRDEADFIAKRKPCKDFSKYESKFKKVQNDIRSGKRKLLDAKISHLKEGGFYFYNGVLFFVESIEISQKNAVTPEGKHIYENGRTRCIFENGTEAALLKRSVEKLLYLNGKTVTENSEETAAKAEKELGINEKDKACGFIYVCSSLSKEPSIAEIKNLYKIGFCTTSVEERLKNAEKEPTYLMAPVRHIASWQCFNMNPQKFEQLIHNFFGRVCLNVDVFDEKGERHIPKEWFVVPLPVIKQVIEMIITGEIIKYRYDEKKQVLVKR comes from the coding sequence GCGAATCCAATTACAGACCAAGATCGCATGGTTCAAGAATTTGAGGAACTTTCACGTTTCGTAAGCGAAAATGGCAGGGAACCTTCTGAAAATAGCAATGATCCATCTGAATATCGCTTAGCCAAAAGGCTCGCGAAATATCGTAGTGATAGCAAGTTGATTGAAAATCAAGCGATATACAACGCCGATGTTCACGGATTACTTCATTCTACAGGAAAAAGCAATCAAAGCAAGGAAATGAGTTTTGATGAAATCCTTGATTCTTTTAATTTGAACGAAGAAGAAAAATCCATATTCGATTTACATCCGTCGGTAAAAAAAGCTATCGATCGCGATGAAGCAGATTTTATTGCAAAACGCAAACCATGCAAAGATTTCTCCAAATACGAATCAAAGTTTAAAAAAGTTCAAAACGATATCCGTAGTGGCAAGCGAAAACTCCTCGATGCAAAAATATCTCACCTTAAAGAGGGTGGATTCTATTTTTACAATGGAGTGCTTTTCTTTGTAGAATCAATTGAGATTTCTCAAAAAAATGCAGTTACCCCCGAAGGCAAGCATATTTATGAAAACGGTCGAACTCGCTGCATTTTTGAAAACGGAACAGAAGCAGCTTTACTTAAACGTTCTGTAGAAAAGTTATTGTATCTGAATGGAAAAACTGTTACTGAAAATAGCGAAGAAACAGCCGCGAAAGCAGAAAAGGAATTGGGCATCAACGAAAAAGATAAGGCTTGTGGCTTTATTTATGTTTGCTCTTCGTTAAGCAAAGAACCGTCCATTGCAGAAATTAAAAACCTGTATAAAATAGGCTTTTGCACTACATCAGTTGAAGAACGTTTAAAAAATGCTGAAAAAGAACCTACATATTTGATGGCTCCAGTTCGCCATATTGCAAGCTGGCAATGTTTCAATATGAATCCGCAAAAATTTGAACAGTTGATTCATAATTTCTTTGGTCGTGTATGTCTAAATGTGGATGTCTTTGATGAAAAGGGTGAGAGACATATTCCAAAAGAATGGTTTGTAGTTCCGTTACCTGTAATAAAACAAGTAATTGAAATGATAATCACTGGTGAAATTATCAAATATCGCTACGATGAAAAAAAACAGGTTCTAGTGAAACGATAG
- a CDS encoding expansin-like protein, whose amino-acid sequence MNKRSRSSWLLAAVLAGSIALPFAFVACGDSTDGAPVAMGEDLSSSEMLAESSSSQESAKPLSSSAKISASSSSVKSESSSSEKLAASSSAKPAESSDSGVCTNCDSYTAADPMLVENGGKGSVTTYGSVTAKETSLGGACNYGQTNIQYYAAIHVNVSPGDDKGPWDGGMACGGCVHVKAKTPDGWKEVTVRITDRCPDANCGVDLGGAPASDIMGNLVGRYYGEWEFVSCEGVEGVWGDSTSIWVKEGASTYWSIIQVRNPKDAVRKIVFNELDGDKSYTLEFVVGTENFWTVPQEILQSNKKYSVVVTYRSGTDDEWILESSELTIPEANLYLYEHRKK is encoded by the coding sequence ATGAATAAAAGGTCACGTTCGAGTTGGTTGTTGGCGGCGGTGCTCGCAGGTTCGATTGCGTTGCCGTTTGCTTTTGTGGCATGTGGCGATTCGACTGATGGTGCGCCGGTTGCTATGGGCGAGGATTTATCTTCTTCCGAGATGTTGGCGGAATCTTCGTCTTCTCAAGAATCCGCGAAGCCATTGAGCAGCTCTGCGAAAATTTCTGCAAGTTCCAGCTCGGTGAAGTCCGAAAGCTCGAGTTCGGAAAAGCTCGCGGCATCATCTTCCGCGAAGCCCGCTGAATCATCGGATAGCGGAGTCTGCACGAACTGCGATAGCTATACGGCGGCAGACCCGATGCTTGTGGAAAATGGCGGCAAGGGATCTGTAACGACTTACGGGAGTGTCACTGCGAAAGAAACGAGTCTCGGTGGCGCCTGCAATTACGGACAGACGAATATTCAGTATTATGCGGCAATCCATGTGAACGTTTCTCCGGGTGATGATAAAGGCCCGTGGGATGGCGGCATGGCTTGTGGCGGCTGCGTTCACGTGAAGGCGAAAACACCGGATGGCTGGAAAGAAGTGACTGTGCGTATTACGGACCGTTGCCCGGATGCAAATTGCGGCGTGGATTTGGGCGGTGCGCCTGCTAGCGATATCATGGGAAATCTTGTCGGCCGCTATTACGGCGAATGGGAATTTGTGAGCTGCGAAGGTGTTGAAGGCGTGTGGGGCGATTCCACATCCATTTGGGTCAAAGAAGGTGCAAGCACGTATTGGAGCATTATTCAGGTTCGCAACCCGAAAGATGCTGTCCGCAAAATTGTATTCAATGAGTTGGATGGTGACAAGTCTTATACGCTTGAGTTTGTTGTGGGGACGGAAAACTTCTGGACCGTTCCGCAAGAGATTTTGCAGTCCAATAAAAAATATAGCGTAGTCGTCACGTATCGCAGCGGTACTGACGACGAATGGATTTTAGAAAGCTCCGAACTAACAATTCCTGAGGCGAACCTTTATTTGTACGAACATAGGAAAAAATAA